From Amycolatopsis sp. YIM 10, the proteins below share one genomic window:
- a CDS encoding helix-turn-helix domain-containing protein, translating to MNGPGPLGDFLQARRARLRPEDVGLRDLGPRRRVAGLRREELAQLAGVSVSYYTRLEQGVSRGASAEVLEAIAGALLLDEHEREHLERLAEASRRVSRARRPRPEKLTDETWDLLRAFDGVPALVLGRRTDVLAWNPLGHALLAGHMDPLSPEDPARRPNMSRMLFLDPHCRELYGDWRRKARAVVGNLRIAVGRYPEDRLLTELIGELTMKSPEFVALWGDHRVTPCDAATYELRHPVVGAVTVTQQTLVLARSPGQSVVVCTTPAGSPSEAALALLRQASVVERAGRSGGPARPDRSTAAR from the coding sequence ATGAACGGACCAGGCCCGCTCGGCGATTTCCTGCAAGCACGGCGGGCCAGGCTGCGCCCGGAAGATGTGGGTCTCCGCGACCTCGGGCCGCGCCGGCGGGTGGCGGGGCTGCGCCGGGAGGAGCTGGCGCAGCTGGCGGGGGTCAGCGTGTCCTACTACACCCGGCTCGAACAGGGCGTGTCCCGTGGCGCCTCGGCGGAAGTGCTCGAGGCGATCGCCGGCGCCCTGCTGCTCGACGAGCACGAGCGGGAACACCTGGAACGCCTCGCCGAGGCCTCCCGCCGGGTGTCGCGGGCTCGAAGGCCCCGGCCGGAGAAGCTCACCGACGAGACATGGGACCTGCTGCGCGCCTTCGACGGCGTCCCGGCGCTCGTCCTCGGCCGGCGCACGGACGTGCTGGCGTGGAACCCACTGGGCCACGCCCTGCTCGCCGGCCACATGGACCCGCTGAGCCCGGAGGACCCCGCGCGCCGCCCGAACATGAGCCGGATGCTGTTCCTGGACCCGCACTGCCGGGAGCTCTACGGGGACTGGCGGCGCAAGGCGCGCGCCGTCGTGGGCAACCTGAGAATCGCCGTCGGCCGATACCCGGAGGACCGGCTGCTCACCGAGCTGATCGGCGAGCTGACGATGAAGAGCCCGGAATTCGTGGCGTTGTGGGGCGACCACCGGGTGACGCCGTGCGACGCCGCCACCTACGAGCTGCGCCATCCGGTCGTCGGTGCGGTGACCGTCACCCAGCAGACCCTCGTCCTCGCGCGTTCGCCGGGGCAGTCCGTCGTGGTGTGCACGACGCCCGCCGGGTCACCGTCGGAGGCGGCACTGGCCCTGCTGCGGCAGGCGAGTGTGGTGGAGCGGGCCGGCCGGAGCGGTGGACCGGCCCGGCCGGACCGCTCCACCGCCGCCCGGTGA
- a CDS encoding MBL fold metallo-hydrolase: MDQIRLGDVTVTRVKEYYGSVEMGPADFFPGSPDGAWDEHQSWLSPDFLDPESGECVSAIQTWLLRSEGRTILVDTGVGNHKDRPYAPVWSRLDTNFLDNLAAAGVRPDDVDIVINTHLHIDHVGWNTYLDGRTWVPTFPNATYLMTRQDFDFWNPANNHEPRLGRGNQNVFEDSVAPVHEAGLTHLWDGSYRIDRNLRLDLAPGHTPGSSVLTLESGGDRALFVGDLVHTPLQLVEPETNSCFCEDPAEARATRHKLLGRAAEDNALVFPAHLGGQGGAEVERDGSKFAIKEWAGFSRIA; the protein is encoded by the coding sequence ATGGATCAGATCAGGCTGGGCGACGTGACCGTCACCCGTGTCAAGGAGTACTACGGCTCGGTCGAGATGGGCCCCGCGGACTTCTTCCCAGGAAGCCCCGACGGCGCCTGGGACGAGCACCAGAGCTGGCTTTCCCCGGATTTCCTGGACCCCGAGTCCGGCGAGTGCGTCTCGGCCATCCAGACCTGGCTGCTGCGTAGCGAGGGCCGCACCATCCTCGTCGACACCGGGGTCGGCAACCACAAGGACCGCCCCTACGCGCCTGTCTGGAGCCGGTTGGACACGAACTTCCTGGACAACCTCGCCGCCGCCGGAGTCCGGCCCGATGACGTCGACATCGTCATCAACACGCACCTGCACATCGACCACGTGGGCTGGAACACCTACCTCGACGGCCGGACCTGGGTGCCGACCTTCCCGAACGCCACGTACCTGATGACGCGGCAGGACTTCGACTTCTGGAACCCGGCCAACAACCACGAACCGCGGCTGGGTCGCGGCAACCAGAACGTCTTCGAGGACAGCGTCGCCCCGGTGCACGAGGCCGGGCTGACCCACCTGTGGGACGGCTCGTACCGGATCGACCGGAACCTCCGGTTGGATCTCGCGCCCGGCCACACCCCCGGGTCGTCCGTGCTGACCCTGGAGTCGGGCGGCGACCGCGCGCTGTTCGTCGGCGACCTGGTGCACACCCCGCTGCAGCTCGTGGAGCCGGAGACGAACTCGTGCTTCTGCGAGGACCCGGCCGAGGCCCGGGCCACCCGCCACAAGCTCCTCGGCCGCGCGGCCGAGGACAACGCGCTGGTCTTCCCCGCTCACCTCGGTGGCCAGGGCGGCGCCGAGGTCGAGCGCGACGGGTCGAAGTTCGCCATCAAGGAGTGGGCGGGCTTCTCCCGCATCGCCTGA
- a CDS encoding carboxylesterase/lipase family protein: MPQQANPIVETPAGAVRGVRDRFGELYRAIPYAAAPTGAGRFAPPVPHPGWSGVRDATAPSPTAPQPARDFGRLDMIPYFGPGWVRGEEYLTVDVRTPGTDGGKRPVMVFVHGGGFVTGSTRAALYDGRAFARDGVVLVTVNYRVGIPGFLDLEGAPANRGLLDVLAALGWVRDTIAAFGGDPGNVTLFGQSAGATITGALLATPEAKGLFRRAIVQSGSGTGAFTPEQAQRVTAAAARALGVPPTAAAFAGIPDERFLEILPELAGIDLRTATATDPLIELSPFSLVLPVQPADALAEGPAGEVDLLIGTNTEEGHLYLVPQGKLESSTDGDVLAVAAKVGADPAAVVAAQRAARPGATPGELRSAVLGEGLFGAGTARLTEAHARLSGGRTHAYSFGYRSTALDERLGATHTVELPFVFDIADEPWLHGDAGLLGPDPAPAGLAARVHGAWVAFATHGDPGWAAYDPRRPQAEALGG, from the coding sequence GTGCCCCAGCAGGCAAATCCGATCGTCGAGACCCCGGCGGGCGCCGTGCGCGGTGTTCGTGACCGGTTCGGCGAGCTCTACCGCGCCATCCCGTACGCGGCGGCCCCCACCGGCGCCGGCCGGTTCGCGCCCCCGGTGCCCCACCCGGGCTGGTCCGGTGTCCGGGACGCCACCGCGCCGTCGCCGACCGCGCCCCAGCCCGCCCGGGACTTCGGGCGGCTCGACATGATCCCCTACTTCGGCCCGGGCTGGGTGCGCGGCGAGGAGTACCTGACCGTCGACGTCCGCACGCCCGGCACGGACGGCGGGAAGCGGCCGGTCATGGTCTTCGTGCACGGCGGCGGGTTCGTCACCGGCTCCACCCGCGCCGCGCTCTACGACGGCCGGGCGTTCGCCCGCGACGGCGTGGTGCTGGTGACGGTGAACTACCGCGTCGGCATCCCCGGCTTCCTCGACCTGGAGGGTGCCCCTGCCAACCGCGGGCTGCTCGACGTCCTGGCCGCGCTCGGCTGGGTGCGGGACACGATCGCCGCGTTCGGTGGCGATCCCGGGAACGTCACGTTGTTCGGCCAGTCCGCGGGGGCCACCATCACCGGAGCCCTGCTGGCGACGCCGGAGGCCAAGGGGCTGTTCCGGCGCGCGATCGTCCAGAGTGGCAGCGGTACCGGCGCTTTCACCCCTGAGCAGGCGCAGCGCGTCACCGCGGCGGCCGCGCGGGCACTGGGCGTGCCGCCCACCGCGGCGGCCTTCGCCGGGATCCCGGACGAGCGGTTCCTCGAGATCCTGCCGGAGCTCGCGGGGATCGACCTGCGGACCGCGACGGCCACGGACCCGCTCATCGAGCTGAGCCCGTTCTCCCTGGTCCTGCCCGTGCAGCCGGCCGACGCCCTGGCGGAGGGGCCGGCGGGAGAGGTCGACCTGCTCATCGGCACCAACACCGAGGAGGGCCACCTCTACCTGGTACCGCAGGGGAAGCTGGAATCGTCGACGGACGGCGATGTGCTCGCCGTCGCGGCGAAGGTCGGCGCGGACCCCGCCGCCGTCGTCGCGGCCCAGCGGGCGGCCCGGCCGGGGGCGACCCCGGGCGAGCTGCGCTCCGCGGTGCTGGGCGAAGGCCTCTTCGGGGCCGGCACCGCGCGGTTGACCGAGGCCCACGCCCGGTTGTCCGGTGGCCGCACCCACGCCTACTCGTTCGGCTACCGTTCGACGGCTTTGGACGAGCGGCTGGGCGCCACCCACACGGTCGAGCTGCCCTTCGTCTTCGACATCGCCGATGAACCGTGGCTGCACGGCGACGCCGGTCTGCTCGGTCCCGACCCGGCGCCCGCCGGGCTCGCGGCCCGCGTGCACGGCGCCTGGGTCGCCTTCGCGACCCACGGCGACCCAGGTTGGGCAGCGTATGACCCACGGCGACCACAGGCGGAAGCCCTGGGTGGCTGA
- a CDS encoding AraC family transcriptional regulator, protein MDPLADALAISGVKGALSTRVEAGGRWAVALDDFPGTALHAVTAGSAWLTVAGRDPVELAAGDVVLLPAGTPHGLTDDPTDAGGTGRGRCEHVVARGRGTGELISLGAQPATTRIVTIHYDCDPAALTQILTLLPGLVHVRAEAGTPGLTDTVRMLARELAHPQLATSAVLKSLVDIVLVQMLRAWLAVNPPECFGTWLGALYDPVIGKALRHLHENPAIPWTTSTLAEAISVSRATLARRFPAATGYTPAAYLANWRMDLAAVQLRDSHGSLETIAEAVGYGSVPAFTRAFTRAHGRAPGRYRSEARSRGGTAFRLETPAPSSLTVS, encoded by the coding sequence GTGGATCCACTGGCCGACGCCCTGGCGATCTCCGGCGTCAAAGGAGCACTGAGCACCCGTGTCGAGGCGGGTGGCCGATGGGCGGTCGCCCTGGACGACTTTCCCGGGACGGCCCTGCACGCCGTGACCGCGGGCAGTGCCTGGCTCACGGTCGCCGGCCGCGACCCGGTGGAACTGGCGGCCGGCGACGTGGTCCTGCTGCCCGCCGGCACCCCGCACGGCCTCACCGACGATCCCACGGACGCGGGCGGCACCGGACGCGGCAGGTGCGAGCACGTGGTCGCTCGCGGGCGCGGGACCGGTGAGCTGATCAGCCTCGGGGCGCAGCCCGCGACCACGCGGATCGTCACCATTCACTACGACTGCGACCCGGCGGCGCTCACCCAGATCCTGACCCTGCTACCCGGTCTCGTGCACGTGCGGGCCGAGGCGGGAACGCCGGGGCTGACCGACACGGTGCGCATGCTCGCCCGGGAACTCGCCCACCCGCAGCTCGCCACGTCCGCTGTGCTGAAGAGCCTCGTCGACATCGTGCTCGTGCAGATGCTGCGTGCCTGGCTCGCGGTGAATCCCCCCGAGTGCTTCGGCACCTGGCTGGGTGCGCTCTACGACCCGGTCATCGGCAAAGCGCTGCGGCACCTGCACGAGAATCCGGCCATTCCCTGGACGACCTCGACGCTCGCGGAAGCCATTTCGGTCTCCCGTGCGACCCTCGCCCGCCGTTTCCCCGCGGCGACGGGATACACCCCCGCGGCGTACCTGGCGAACTGGCGCATGGATCTGGCCGCCGTGCAGTTGCGCGACAGCCACGGCTCCCTCGAGACCATCGCCGAGGCGGTCGGTTACGGGTCGGTGCCGGCGTTCACCCGCGCCTTCACCCGGGCCCACGGACGCGCGCCCGGGCGCTACCGCAGCGAAGCACGCAGCCGCGGCGGTACGGCCTTCCGGCTGGAGACGCCAGCCCCGTCGAGCCTGACGGTCAGTTAG
- a CDS encoding enoyl-CoA hydratase/isomerase family protein, producing the protein MDYGSWPGLEITVAAGVATVTLDHPPLNLMDGVLLPSLRGFAHQVRTDADVRVIVFQSADPEFFSAHGDMAYLTDPEALPAATQAAIDAAPGVVIPDGLNILQALSLEIRDLPQVTIGKVAGFARGAGNEFLMSLDMRFAAIGKSGQAQPESTLAILPGGGGTVNMTRLVGPARALELLIGGRLVGAEVAERYGLVNRALPADEIDAFVDTLARRMAGVRPEVVAAIKATVRAATPPAPDEAYATENAALYSMFTEDMVEVARKQLAAGVQTRAGERDLEGLVDSLSPGLRPAAQR; encoded by the coding sequence ATGGATTACGGCAGCTGGCCAGGCCTCGAGATCACCGTCGCGGCCGGGGTGGCCACCGTGACGCTCGATCACCCGCCCCTCAATCTGATGGACGGCGTGCTGCTGCCGTCCTTGCGCGGGTTCGCGCATCAGGTGCGCACCGACGCGGACGTCCGGGTGATCGTGTTCCAGAGCGCCGATCCGGAGTTCTTCAGCGCGCACGGCGACATGGCCTACCTGACCGACCCGGAGGCCCTGCCCGCCGCGACCCAGGCCGCGATCGACGCCGCGCCGGGCGTCGTGATCCCCGACGGCCTGAACATCCTCCAGGCCTTGAGCCTGGAGATCCGCGACCTTCCGCAGGTCACCATCGGCAAGGTGGCCGGGTTCGCCCGTGGCGCCGGCAACGAGTTCCTGATGTCCCTCGACATGCGATTCGCCGCGATCGGCAAATCCGGTCAGGCCCAGCCCGAGTCCACCCTGGCGATCCTCCCCGGCGGCGGTGGCACGGTGAACATGACCCGCCTGGTCGGCCCGGCCCGCGCCCTGGAACTGCTCATCGGCGGCCGGCTCGTCGGCGCCGAAGTGGCCGAGCGCTACGGCCTGGTGAACCGGGCCCTGCCCGCCGACGAGATCGACGCCTTCGTCGACACCCTGGCCCGTCGGATGGCGGGAGTGCGCCCCGAGGTCGTCGCCGCGATCAAGGCCACCGTCCGAGCCGCGACCCCGCCCGCCCCCGACGAGGCCTACGCCACCGAAAACGCCGCCCTGTACTCAATGTTCACCGAGGACATGGTCGAGGTCGCCCGGAAGCAGCTGGCAGCGGGCGTCCAGACCCGTGCGGGTGAGCGGGATCTCGAGGGGCTCGTCGACAGCCTGTCACCCGGGCTCCGGCCCGCGGCTCAGCGGTAG
- a CDS encoding HAD family hydrolase, with translation MIHSVVFDVGETLLDDSREFGAWADWIGVPRHTFSAVLGAVTAMGKNNAETFQVLRPGFDLAAERQRREEAGMGEQIEESDLYPDVRPALAELRRNGVWVGVAGNQTRKTAELLRGLELPVDAIATSGEWSVAKPDPAFFDKVVEFAPGRPEEIVYVGDHRDNDVVPARAAGLRPVLLRRGPWGYLWGNDPVVVRDAEWIIDSLAELPGLISMAR, from the coding sequence GTGATCCATTCGGTGGTGTTCGACGTCGGGGAGACCTTGCTCGACGACTCGCGAGAGTTCGGTGCGTGGGCGGACTGGATCGGCGTTCCCAGACATACGTTCTCCGCTGTGCTGGGTGCGGTCACGGCAATGGGGAAGAACAACGCCGAAACCTTCCAGGTGCTACGACCTGGTTTCGACCTCGCCGCCGAGCGTCAACGTCGCGAAGAGGCCGGCATGGGTGAACAGATCGAAGAGTCCGACCTCTACCCCGACGTCCGGCCTGCTCTGGCCGAATTGAGGCGGAACGGGGTGTGGGTTGGCGTCGCGGGCAACCAGACCCGGAAAACTGCTGAGCTGCTCCGGGGACTTGAGCTTCCCGTCGACGCGATCGCGACCTCCGGCGAATGGAGCGTCGCCAAACCCGACCCGGCCTTCTTCGACAAGGTGGTCGAGTTCGCGCCGGGCAGACCGGAGGAAATCGTCTACGTTGGCGACCATCGAGATAACGACGTTGTACCCGCTCGAGCAGCCGGTCTGCGGCCTGTGTTGCTTCGGCGGGGGCCGTGGGGCTACCTCTGGGGTAACGACCCCGTCGTCGTTCGCGACGCGGAATGGATCATCGACTCCTTGGCTGAACTGCCCGGTTTGATCAGCATGGCCCGCTGA
- a CDS encoding helix-turn-helix transcriptional regulator: protein MAAGGIPSRGEEASLAAQLALEIRRRRKAAGLSHSQLAQRVGYTRQYMSLAERVGRNLPSKELVRTLDTALGADGALVALRVRADAEQKALRQQLSGSRYRARRNNGEVGRAVAGDRQAERDSTSDTILAQLPVLRRALDAYDVPEDGPVRTIDELRPVIASVVDKRLRSDYTVLAVEVPALLSELHRALVDCPAGDRPRFARLLFQVYRAADAVADKYSYYDLSARIIGLLSGIAVKAEDELVEASSSYVRGETFFASGDLAAGRKMLERAADRVRVTDSEVAAATYGTLHMRAAVMAGRAGQARWAQEHIDEAQQIAQRVNEGIHLGTAFGAASVRIHRLSLMVELGDVGAALRSAAAWQPPASLPAERRSHFCIDLGRAYHLAGQPERTLEALHAARRIAPEHVRAHPHVEEIVEQIRLTS from the coding sequence ATGGCTGCTGGTGGCATCCCCAGCCGGGGTGAGGAGGCGTCGCTCGCTGCCCAGCTCGCGTTGGAAATCCGACGCCGGCGAAAAGCGGCAGGGTTGAGCCACAGCCAACTCGCCCAGCGAGTCGGCTACACCCGCCAATACATGTCCCTGGCCGAACGAGTCGGCCGGAACTTGCCCTCGAAGGAACTCGTCCGGACGCTCGACACCGCGCTCGGCGCCGATGGCGCACTTGTCGCCTTACGCGTCCGCGCAGACGCTGAGCAGAAGGCCCTTCGGCAGCAACTCAGCGGCAGCCGCTATCGGGCACGGCGGAATAACGGTGAGGTCGGGCGGGCCGTTGCCGGTGATCGCCAGGCAGAGCGGGACTCCACATCCGACACGATTCTTGCTCAACTGCCGGTCCTGCGCCGGGCACTGGACGCGTACGACGTCCCGGAGGACGGGCCGGTTCGTACCATCGACGAACTGCGTCCGGTCATTGCTTCCGTTGTCGACAAGCGGCTCCGGTCTGATTACACGGTCCTCGCTGTCGAGGTGCCTGCGCTCTTGTCCGAGCTGCACCGGGCGCTCGTGGACTGCCCAGCGGGGGATCGACCGCGGTTCGCGCGTCTGTTGTTCCAGGTCTATCGCGCAGCTGACGCTGTGGCCGACAAGTACAGCTACTACGACCTGTCAGCGCGCATCATCGGGCTGCTCAGTGGCATTGCAGTTAAGGCCGAGGACGAATTGGTGGAAGCCAGCAGTTCGTACGTGCGCGGTGAAACCTTCTTCGCGTCGGGCGATCTCGCAGCCGGACGGAAGATGCTCGAACGGGCCGCTGACCGCGTCCGTGTCACGGATTCCGAGGTCGCTGCGGCGACTTACGGCACGTTGCACATGCGTGCGGCCGTGATGGCTGGCAGAGCAGGGCAGGCTCGCTGGGCTCAGGAGCACATCGATGAGGCCCAGCAGATCGCCCAGCGTGTCAACGAGGGCATCCACCTCGGCACAGCGTTCGGTGCGGCGTCGGTGCGCATTCACCGCTTGTCCCTCATGGTCGAGCTTGGTGACGTCGGTGCCGCATTACGTTCCGCCGCTGCCTGGCAGCCGCCGGCCAGCCTGCCCGCCGAACGCCGCTCGCACTTCTGCATCGATCTTGGCCGCGCCTACCACCTCGCCGGCCAGCCCGAACGCACTCTTGAGGCGCTCCACGCCGCTCGTCGGATTGCTCCTGAGCACGTCCGCGCGCACCCGCACGTTGAGGAGATCGTTGAACAGATACGTCTCACAAGCTGA
- a CDS encoding 5-formyltetrahydrofolate cyclo-ligase, which translates to MTIDDTKQAARQRVWAALDRADAVRPPGAAGHIPSFVGAERAAHRLAELEAWQTAGVVKANPDAAQLPVREQALRENKLVYMAVPKIAKPLPFYLLDPAHVGAEAATSKRAAEVAPTVGPGTMRPVDLVVCGTVAVDHRGTRIGKGAGYSDIEVALLTEAGLIGPDTTILTTVHQLQVVDEELPESAHDFSVDLIVTPDEVIECGPRRRPAGILWDHLDASKIQAIPVLAELYAKR; encoded by the coding sequence ATGACCATCGACGACACCAAGCAGGCCGCCCGGCAGCGGGTGTGGGCCGCGCTCGACCGAGCTGACGCGGTACGCCCGCCGGGCGCTGCCGGTCACATTCCCAGCTTCGTAGGTGCCGAGCGCGCTGCCCACCGGCTGGCTGAACTGGAGGCCTGGCAGACGGCTGGCGTCGTCAAAGCCAATCCTGACGCTGCGCAGCTGCCGGTGCGCGAGCAGGCGCTGCGCGAGAACAAACTCGTCTACATGGCCGTGCCGAAGATCGCCAAGCCCCTGCCGTTCTACCTGCTCGACCCAGCGCACGTGGGTGCTGAAGCCGCCACGAGCAAACGAGCGGCCGAGGTGGCGCCCACCGTCGGTCCCGGCACCATGCGGCCCGTCGACCTGGTTGTCTGCGGCACCGTCGCCGTGGACCACCGCGGAACCCGGATCGGCAAGGGTGCTGGGTACTCGGACATCGAGGTCGCCCTGCTGACCGAGGCGGGCTTGATCGGACCGGATACCACGATCCTCACCACCGTCCATCAGCTCCAGGTCGTGGACGAAGAACTACCCGAATCAGCCCACGACTTCAGCGTCGACCTCATCGTCACGCCCGACGAAGTCATCGAATGCGGCCCCCGGCGGCGGCCCGCGGGCATCCTCTGGGACCACCTCGACGCATCGAAGATCCAGGCGATCCCGGTGCTGGCCGAGTTGTACGCGAAACGCTGA